The following are encoded together in the Labeo rohita strain BAU-BD-2019 chromosome 17, IGBB_LRoh.1.0, whole genome shotgun sequence genome:
- the LOC127179726 gene encoding interferon-induced protein with tetratricopeptide repeats 1-like, translated as MDLKQHLEKLECHFTWDLSCSKNELKVLLRGLQDVDQQTCTWLLHYYNLLGYIQHALGFNREALKYLQKAESVMQEQETEEAGVRLQVNKANLAWIYYYLGEMDKSKGYLEEVENLQRMHPAPPGCTLHPEVSGEKGWTLVKFDKFKKHQAIEVLKMALKAEPERKEWHKGLAIAMSKAHTNQKCPPERKADILKQLKTAHEKEPNSFLLHALYLEKLSEVQSANVESEMQGLLEQTLKTGNLECLGTILRYFRTISVDKAIQEAERARKKFPTSNRVVKLLAICYKWKVYKIKEDTVERRRLAKKSSKFFEEFLSHHPDSLREKVALASLSDYANNSERADEIYQQLMSNIDDFPPPTQQYIYYSYAHHLHHLRNPTSIEFHIKVAEIPVNTTYKENSIKLLEKIVKNGKSPFCKKILDVLKTKSGNCENPD; from the exons ATGGA CCTGAAACAACACCTTGAGAAGCTGGAGTGCCACTTCACTTGGGATCTGAGTTGCAGTAAAAATGAACTCAAGGTGTTACTGAGAGGCTTGCAAGATGTGGACCAGCAAACATGCACTTGGCTGCTTCACTATTACAACCTGCTGGGCTACATCCAACACGCTCTTGGCTTCAACAGAGAAGCACTGAAATACCTGCAGAAAGCAGAAAGTGTGATGCAAGAGCAGGAAACAGAAGAAGCTGGAGTCCGGCTGCAGGTCAACAAAGCTAACCTGGCTTGGATCTACTACTATTTGGGAGAGATGGATAAGAGCAAAGGATACCTAGAAGAGGTGGAGAACCTTCAGCGAATGCATCCAGCTCCACCTGGATGCACTTTGCATCCTGAAGTCAGTGGAGAAAAGGGCTGGACGCTGGTGAAGTTCGACAAGTTCAAGAAGCACCAGGCCATTGAAGTCTTAAAGATGGCTTTAAAAGCAGAACCCGAAAGGAAGGAATGGCACAAAGGTCTTGCCATAGCCATGAGCAAAGCACATACAAATCAAAAGTGCCCTCCAGAACGTAAGGCAGACATTCTAAAGCAGCTGAAAACTGCACATGAGAAGGAACCAAATAGTTTTCTCCTTCATGCTCTTTATTTAGAAAAACTTTCTGAGGTGCAATCAGCAAACGTTGAGAGTGAAATGCAAGGTTTACTAGAGCAAACTCTTAAAACTGGAAACCTGGAGTGTTTGGGTACTATTCTCAGGTATTTCAGAACCATTTCTGTTGATAAAGCTATTCAAGAGGCAGAGAGAGCTCGAAAAAAGTTCCCCACCTCAAACAGAGTGGTGAAACTCCTGGCAATTTGCTACAAATGGAAGGTTTACAAGATTAAGGAAGACACCGTGGAAAGGAGGAGATTGGCTAAGAAATCTTCTAAATTCTTTGAGGAGTTTCTCAGCCATCATCCTGACTCGCTTAGAGAAAAGGTAGCCCTTGCATCACTGTCCGATTATGCAAACAATAGTGAGAGAGCAGATGAGATTTACCAGCAGCTCATGTCAAACATAGATGATTTCCCTCCTCCTACCCAACAGTACATTTACTATAGTTATGCCCACCATCTGCATCACTTAAGAAATCCAACCTCAATtgaatttcacataaaagtagCAGAAATTCCAGTTAATACAActtacaaagaaaacagtataaaactccttgaaaaaattgtgaaaaatggcAAAAGTCCTTTCTGTAAGAAAATTTTAGATGTTCTTAAGACAAAAAGTGGGAATTGTGAGAATCCTGATTAA